A region of Triplophysa dalaica isolate WHDGS20190420 chromosome 20, ASM1584641v1, whole genome shotgun sequence DNA encodes the following proteins:
- the ppdpfb gene encoding pancreatic progenitor cell differentiation and proliferation factor B, producing the protein MAAIPASGSLVATHDYYRRRIGSTSSSSSCGSSEYSGEVIPHHPGLPKQDSGHWWSSFFFGKQNLPGMGTLAEEAQQKSGVVSVTNGQVTCIAREMVMRQASESSDGGKSEARNSTHS; encoded by the exons ATGGCAGCCATCCCAGCTAGTGGTTCTCTTGTAGCAACTCACGACTACTACCGAA GGCGCATCGGCTCTACATCTAGTAGCAGCTCATGTGGCAGTTCAGAGTATAGTGGGGAGGTTATTCCACATCATCCGG GTCTACCTAAACAGGATTCTGGTCATTGGTGGTCCAGTTTCTTCTTTGGGAAACAGAACCTGCCTGGTATGGGAACTCTTGCTGAAGAGGCTCAGCAGAA GTCGGGTGTGGTTAGCGTGACCAATGGGCAGGTGACGTGTATTGCCCGGGAGATGGTGATGAGACAGGCGAGTGAAAGTAGTGATGGAGGCAAGTCGGAGGCAAGAAATTCTACCCATTCCTGA
- the tpd52l2b gene encoding tpd52 like 2b isoform X4: MDSANQDINLNSPHKGLGSDSLSDMPEERGAVAVSPVTLPPGLTEEEAEELRLELTKVEEEIYTLRQVLSAKERHAAELKRKLGLSPLSELKQNITKSWQDVQTSNAYKKTQETFSQAGQKTSAAFSTVGTAISRKLGDMRALPFSNSFGNYSIRHSISMPAMRNSPTFKSFEDRVENLKYKVVGGNANGESAHSPNDSNPVQDNAPF, from the exons ATGGATTCCGCGAAtcaag ATATCAATTTGAACTCTCCACATAAAGGCCTGGGCTCTGACTCTCTCTCAGATATGCCCGAGGAGAGAGGAGCTGTGGCTGTGAGTCCAGTGACTCTTCCTCCTGGATTAACAGAGGAGGAGGCAGAGGAACTAAGGTTGGAGCTCACCAAG GTGGAGGAGGAGATCTACACCTTGCGTCAGGTGCTGTCGGCTAAAGAGCGTCACGCTGCCGAGTTGAAGCGCAAACTGGGTCTCAGCCCCCTGAGCGAGCTCAAACAGAACATCACGAAAAGCTGGCAGGACGTCCAGACCTCAAACGC GTATAAAAAAACTCAGGAAACATTCTCGCAGGCTGGACAGAAAACCTCCGCCGCCTTCTCCACCGTGGGCACAGCTATTAGCAGGAAACTGGGTGACATGAG AGCTCTTCCTTTTTCTAACTCCTTTGG CAACTACTCCATTCGCCATTCAATAAGTATGCCCGCTATGAG GAACTCGCCAACTTTCAAGTCTTTTGAGGATAGAGTGGAAAACCTCAAG TATAAAGTGGTTGGAGGGAACGCCAACGGTGAAAGCGCCCACTCTCCGAATGACTCGAACCCAGTCCAGGACAACGCTCCGTTCTGA
- the tpd52l2b gene encoding tpd52 like 2b isoform X6 has translation MDSANQDINLNSPHKGLGSDSLSDMPEERGAVAVSPVTLPPGLTEEEAEELRLELTKVEEEIYTLRQVLSAKERHAAELKRKLGLSPLSELKQNITKSWQDVQTSNAYKKTQETFSQAGQKTSAAFSTVGTAISRKLGDMRNSPTFKSFEDRVENLKYKVVGGNANGESAHSPNDSNPVQDNAPF, from the exons ATGGATTCCGCGAAtcaag ATATCAATTTGAACTCTCCACATAAAGGCCTGGGCTCTGACTCTCTCTCAGATATGCCCGAGGAGAGAGGAGCTGTGGCTGTGAGTCCAGTGACTCTTCCTCCTGGATTAACAGAGGAGGAGGCAGAGGAACTAAGGTTGGAGCTCACCAAG GTGGAGGAGGAGATCTACACCTTGCGTCAGGTGCTGTCGGCTAAAGAGCGTCACGCTGCCGAGTTGAAGCGCAAACTGGGTCTCAGCCCCCTGAGCGAGCTCAAACAGAACATCACGAAAAGCTGGCAGGACGTCCAGACCTCAAACGC GTATAAAAAAACTCAGGAAACATTCTCGCAGGCTGGACAGAAAACCTCCGCCGCCTTCTCCACCGTGGGCACAGCTATTAGCAGGAAACTGGGTGACATGAG GAACTCGCCAACTTTCAAGTCTTTTGAGGATAGAGTGGAAAACCTCAAG TATAAAGTGGTTGGAGGGAACGCCAACGGTGAAAGCGCCCACTCTCCGAATGACTCGAACCCAGTCCAGGACAACGCTCCGTTCTGA
- the tpd52l2b gene encoding tpd52 like 2b isoform X3 — protein MDSANQDINLNSPHKGLGSDSLSDMPEERGAVAVSPVTLPPGLTEEEAEELRLELTKVEEEIYTLRQVLSAKERHAAELKRKLGLSPLSELKQNITKSWQDVQTSNAYKKTQETFSQAGQKTSAAFSTVGTAISRKLGDMRALPFSNSFGSNYSIRHSISMPAMRNSPTFKSFEDRVENLKYKVVGGNANGESAHSPNDSNPVQDNAPF, from the exons ATGGATTCCGCGAAtcaag ATATCAATTTGAACTCTCCACATAAAGGCCTGGGCTCTGACTCTCTCTCAGATATGCCCGAGGAGAGAGGAGCTGTGGCTGTGAGTCCAGTGACTCTTCCTCCTGGATTAACAGAGGAGGAGGCAGAGGAACTAAGGTTGGAGCTCACCAAG GTGGAGGAGGAGATCTACACCTTGCGTCAGGTGCTGTCGGCTAAAGAGCGTCACGCTGCCGAGTTGAAGCGCAAACTGGGTCTCAGCCCCCTGAGCGAGCTCAAACAGAACATCACGAAAAGCTGGCAGGACGTCCAGACCTCAAACGC GTATAAAAAAACTCAGGAAACATTCTCGCAGGCTGGACAGAAAACCTCCGCCGCCTTCTCCACCGTGGGCACAGCTATTAGCAGGAAACTGGGTGACATGAG AGCTCTTCCTTTTTCTAACTCCTTTGG TAGCAACTACTCCATTCGCCATTCAATAAGTATGCCCGCTATGAG GAACTCGCCAACTTTCAAGTCTTTTGAGGATAGAGTGGAAAACCTCAAG TATAAAGTGGTTGGAGGGAACGCCAACGGTGAAAGCGCCCACTCTCCGAATGACTCGAACCCAGTCCAGGACAACGCTCCGTTCTGA
- the tpd52l2b gene encoding tpd52 like 2b isoform X5: MDSANQDINLNSPHKGLGSDSLSDMPEERGAVAVSPVTLPPGLTEEEAEELRLELTKVEEEIYTLRQVLSAKERHAAELKRKLGLSPLSELKQNITKSWQDVQTSNAYLSASSTLDDIANSEVYKKTQETFSQAGQKTSAAFSTVGTAISRKLGDMRNSPTFKSFEDRVENLKYKVVGGNANGESAHSPNDSNPVQDNAPF; the protein is encoded by the exons ATGGATTCCGCGAAtcaag ATATCAATTTGAACTCTCCACATAAAGGCCTGGGCTCTGACTCTCTCTCAGATATGCCCGAGGAGAGAGGAGCTGTGGCTGTGAGTCCAGTGACTCTTCCTCCTGGATTAACAGAGGAGGAGGCAGAGGAACTAAGGTTGGAGCTCACCAAG GTGGAGGAGGAGATCTACACCTTGCGTCAGGTGCTGTCGGCTAAAGAGCGTCACGCTGCCGAGTTGAAGCGCAAACTGGGTCTCAGCCCCCTGAGCGAGCTCAAACAGAACATCACGAAAAGCTGGCAGGACGTCCAGACCTCAAACGC ATATCTTTCAGCTTCCTCTACTCTGGATGACATTGCCAACTCTGAAGT GTATAAAAAAACTCAGGAAACATTCTCGCAGGCTGGACAGAAAACCTCCGCCGCCTTCTCCACCGTGGGCACAGCTATTAGCAGGAAACTGGGTGACATGAG GAACTCGCCAACTTTCAAGTCTTTTGAGGATAGAGTGGAAAACCTCAAG TATAAAGTGGTTGGAGGGAACGCCAACGGTGAAAGCGCCCACTCTCCGAATGACTCGAACCCAGTCCAGGACAACGCTCCGTTCTGA
- the tpd52l2b gene encoding tpd52 like 2b isoform X2 yields MDSANQDINLNSPHKGLGSDSLSDMPEERGAVAVSPVTLPPGLTEEEAEELRLELTKVEEEIYTLRQVLSAKERHAAELKRKLGLSPLSELKQNITKSWQDVQTSNAYLSASSTLDDIANSEVYKKTQETFSQAGQKTSAAFSTVGTAISRKLGDMRALPFSNSFGNYSIRHSISMPAMRNSPTFKSFEDRVENLKYKVVGGNANGESAHSPNDSNPVQDNAPF; encoded by the exons ATGGATTCCGCGAAtcaag ATATCAATTTGAACTCTCCACATAAAGGCCTGGGCTCTGACTCTCTCTCAGATATGCCCGAGGAGAGAGGAGCTGTGGCTGTGAGTCCAGTGACTCTTCCTCCTGGATTAACAGAGGAGGAGGCAGAGGAACTAAGGTTGGAGCTCACCAAG GTGGAGGAGGAGATCTACACCTTGCGTCAGGTGCTGTCGGCTAAAGAGCGTCACGCTGCCGAGTTGAAGCGCAAACTGGGTCTCAGCCCCCTGAGCGAGCTCAAACAGAACATCACGAAAAGCTGGCAGGACGTCCAGACCTCAAACGC ATATCTTTCAGCTTCCTCTACTCTGGATGACATTGCCAACTCTGAAGT GTATAAAAAAACTCAGGAAACATTCTCGCAGGCTGGACAGAAAACCTCCGCCGCCTTCTCCACCGTGGGCACAGCTATTAGCAGGAAACTGGGTGACATGAG AGCTCTTCCTTTTTCTAACTCCTTTGG CAACTACTCCATTCGCCATTCAATAAGTATGCCCGCTATGAG GAACTCGCCAACTTTCAAGTCTTTTGAGGATAGAGTGGAAAACCTCAAG TATAAAGTGGTTGGAGGGAACGCCAACGGTGAAAGCGCCCACTCTCCGAATGACTCGAACCCAGTCCAGGACAACGCTCCGTTCTGA
- the tpd52l2b gene encoding tpd52 like 2b isoform X1: MDSANQDINLNSPHKGLGSDSLSDMPEERGAVAVSPVTLPPGLTEEEAEELRLELTKVEEEIYTLRQVLSAKERHAAELKRKLGLSPLSELKQNITKSWQDVQTSNAYLSASSTLDDIANSEVYKKTQETFSQAGQKTSAAFSTVGTAISRKLGDMRALPFSNSFGSNYSIRHSISMPAMRNSPTFKSFEDRVENLKYKVVGGNANGESAHSPNDSNPVQDNAPF; this comes from the exons ATGGATTCCGCGAAtcaag ATATCAATTTGAACTCTCCACATAAAGGCCTGGGCTCTGACTCTCTCTCAGATATGCCCGAGGAGAGAGGAGCTGTGGCTGTGAGTCCAGTGACTCTTCCTCCTGGATTAACAGAGGAGGAGGCAGAGGAACTAAGGTTGGAGCTCACCAAG GTGGAGGAGGAGATCTACACCTTGCGTCAGGTGCTGTCGGCTAAAGAGCGTCACGCTGCCGAGTTGAAGCGCAAACTGGGTCTCAGCCCCCTGAGCGAGCTCAAACAGAACATCACGAAAAGCTGGCAGGACGTCCAGACCTCAAACGC ATATCTTTCAGCTTCCTCTACTCTGGATGACATTGCCAACTCTGAAGT GTATAAAAAAACTCAGGAAACATTCTCGCAGGCTGGACAGAAAACCTCCGCCGCCTTCTCCACCGTGGGCACAGCTATTAGCAGGAAACTGGGTGACATGAG AGCTCTTCCTTTTTCTAACTCCTTTGG TAGCAACTACTCCATTCGCCATTCAATAAGTATGCCCGCTATGAG GAACTCGCCAACTTTCAAGTCTTTTGAGGATAGAGTGGAAAACCTCAAG TATAAAGTGGTTGGAGGGAACGCCAACGGTGAAAGCGCCCACTCTCCGAATGACTCGAACCCAGTCCAGGACAACGCTCCGTTCTGA
- the trim101 gene encoding tripartite motif containing 101, translating into MSLPLDMCSDRRDSLGTLKKQLICPICLEVFTKPVVMLPCLHNLCRKCANELYQPSLLKVGVGRFCCPSCRHEVVLDRHGVYGLQRNLLVENIIDVYKQESASSRPPPKPLAQPTCEEHDDEKLNIYCITCQVPTCSLCKVFGAHKNCQVTPLSDVYGQQKTELNDGVAILVSTNDRVQAFINELEEICRNIEENSRIQKQILCEKFDSMRAILDERRKIMTQQISYEEKEKTGWTQSLVQTYTSHLDTNSKLVQAALKAIEEPEMASFVQPSKDLIEKVCKASTCFTLETLEPGYENMDHYKVDFREEERVLHQLDFIKFEEEVEETPDEPEPEPECEPAPVPTPEPDPELDQDLKLEDSDMRNHIQETTENTWEQADICSDVKKEPVCERHGFSTQQAVTLIFYFLCFLVILQRVWGSIQCLICL; encoded by the exons ATGTCTCTTCCGCTGGATATGTGCTCTGATCGCAGGGACTCGTTGGGGACTCTTAAGAAACAACTCATTTGTCCCATCTGTCTGGAGGTGTTCACAAAACCAGTGGTCATGCTGCCCTGCCTCCATAACCTTTGTCGCAAATGTGCCAACGAGTTGTACCAG CCGTCTCTCTTAAAGGTTGGTGTTGGACGCTTCTGCTGCCCTTCCTGTCGTCATGAGGTCGTCCTGGATCGCCACGGAGTTTATGGACTGCAGCGCAATTTACTTGTTGAGAACATCATTGATGTTTACAAGCAGGAGTCTGCAAG CTCCAGGCCTCCACCGAAGCCTCTTGCGCAGCCGACTTGTGAGGAACATGACGATGAGAAGCTTAATATTTATTGCATCACGTGTCAGGTGCCCACCTGCTCTCTCTGCAAGGTGTTTGGCGCACACAAGAACTGCCAAGTCACTCCTCTATCTGATGTCTATGGGCAACAGAAA actGAACTCAATGATGGAGTAGCCATCTTGGTGTCCACAAATGACCGTGTCCAAGCTTTTATTAATGAGCTGGAGGAAATCTGCAGGAACATAGAG GAGAACAGCAGGATCCAAAAGCAGATTCTATGTGAGAAGTTTGACAGCATGAGGGCTATTCTGGACGAACGTCGTAAGATCATGACTCAACAAATAAGCTATGAGGAGAAGGAAAAGACTGGCTGGACCCAATCTTTAGTGCAAACATACACTAGCCATCTAgacacaaactcaaaactggtacAGGCAGCACTTAAAGCTATTGAAGAGCCAGAGATGGCATCTTTTGTGCAG CCCTCAAAAGATCTAATTGAGAA GGTTTGTAAAGCCTCCACATGCTTCACTCTGGAGACCCTGGAACCTGGATATGAAAATATGGACCACTACAAGGTGGACTTTAGAGAAGAGGAGCGAGTGCTCCATCAGCTAGATTTCATTAAGT TTGAAGAGGAAGTGGAGGAGACGCCCGATGAACCAGAACCAGAACCCGAGTGTGAACCTGCACCAGTGCCAACCCCAGAACCTGATCCTGAACTAGACCAGGATCTAAAATTAGAGGACTCAGACATGAGAAACCATATCCAAGAAACAACTGAGAATACATGGGAACAAGCAGACATCTGTTCAGATGTCAAAAAGGAGCCTGTGTGTGAGAGGCATGGGTTTAGCACCCAGCAG GCTGTCACCCTCATCTTTTACTTCCTGTGCTTTCTGGTCATCCTACAGCGAGTGTGGGGAAGCATTCAGTGTCTCATTTGTTTATAG
- the dnajc5ab gene encoding dnaJ homolog subfamily C member 5 codes for MAEQQRQRALSTSGESLYQVLGVEKNTAQDDIKKSYRKLALKFHPDKNPDNPEAADKFKEINNAHTILSDPTKRNIYDKYGSLGLYVAEQFGEENVNTYFVLSSWWAKALFIFCGVATGCYFCCCLCCCCNCCCGKCKPHPPHTDEPEFYVSPEDLEAQMQSDERDGSSPIVMQPSSATETTQLTSDSHHTTYRTDASY; via the exons ATGGCGGAACAACAGAGACAGCGTGCACTTTCCACATCAGGAGAGTCACTATACCAGGTCTTGGGAGTTGAGAAGAACACAGCACAAGACGACATTAAAAAATCTTACAG GAAACTAGCTCTAAAATTCCACCCAGACAAGAATCCCGACAACCCAGAAGCGGCGGataagtttaaagaaataaacaacgCTCATACAATTTTGTCGGATCCCACCAAGCGCAACATCTACGACAAATATGGATCTCTCGGCCTCTACGTGGCAGAACAGTTCGGAGAGGAGAATGTGAACACATACTTTGTATTGTCCAGCTGGTGGGCCAAG GCCTTGTTTATATTCTGTGGTGTGGCCACTGGCTGTTACTTCTGCTGCTGTCTTTGCTGCTGCTGTAACTGCTGCTGTGGGAAATGTAAACCTCATCCTCCTCACACAGACGAGCCTGAATTTTACGTGTCACCTGAAGATTTAGAGGCTCAGATGCAGTCTGATGAGAGAG ATGGCAGCAGCCCCATTGTGATGCAGCCCTCCTCAGCCACCGAGACCACTCAGCTGACCTCAGACTCGCACCACACCACCTACCGGACAGATGCCAGCTATTAA